One Lepus europaeus isolate LE1 chromosome 7, mLepTim1.pri, whole genome shotgun sequence DNA segment encodes these proteins:
- the LOC133763340 gene encoding nucleophosmin, with protein sequence MEDSMDMDMSPLRPQNYLFGCELKADKDYHFKVDNDENEHQLSLRTVSLGAGAKDELHIVEAEAMNYEGSPIKVTLATLKMSVQPTVSLGGFEITPPVVLRLKCGSGPVHISGQHLVAVEEDAESEDEEEEDVKLLSISGKRSAPGGGSKVPQKKVKLAAEDDDEDDDDDDDDDEDDDDDDFDDEETEEKAPVKKSIRDTPAKNAQKSNQNGKDSKPSTPRSKGQESFKKQEKTPKTPKGPTSVEDIKAKMQASIEKGGSLPKVEAKFINYVKNCFRMTDQEAIQDLWQWRKSL encoded by the coding sequence ATGGAAGATTCGATGGACATGGACATGAGCCCCCTGAGGCCCCAGAACTATCTCTTCGGTTGTGAACTAAAGGCTGACAAAGATTATCACTTTAAAGTGGACAATGATGAAAATGAGCACCAGTTATCTTTAAGAACGGTCAGTTTAGGCGCTGGTGCCAAGGATGAACTGCACATTGTTGAAGCAGAGGCAATGAATTACGAAGGCAGCCCAATTAAAGTCACACTGGCAACGTTGAAAATGTCTGTACAGCCAACGGTTTCCCTTGGGGGCTTTGAAATAACACCACCTGTGGTCTTAAGGTTGAAGTGTGGTTCAGGGCCTGTGCATATTAGCGGACAGCACTTAGTAGCTGTGGAGGAAGATGCAGAGTCagaagatgaagaggaagaggatgTGAAGCTATTAAGTATATCTGGAAAACGATCTGCCCCTGGAGGTGGCAGCAAGGTACCACAGAAAAAAGTAAAGCTTGCcgctgaagatgatgatgaagatgacgacgacgacgatgatgatgatgaagatgatgatgatgatgattttgatgatgaggaaactgaagaaaaagCTCCAGTGAAGAAATCTATACGAGATACCCCAGCcaaaaatgcacagaaatcaaaCCAGAATGGGAAAGACTCAAAACCATCAACACCAAGATCAAAAGGTCAAGAATCCttcaaaaaacaggaaaaaactcCTAAAACACCAAAAGGACCTACTTCCGTAGAAGACATTAAAGCAAAAATGCAAGCAAGTATAGAAAAaggtggttctcttcccaaagtgGAAGCCAAATTCATCAATTATGTGAAGAATTGCTTCCGGATGACTGACCAGGAGGCTATTCAAGATCTTTGGCAGTGGAGGAAGTCTCTTTAA